A genomic window from Streptomyces sp. NBC_00234 includes:
- a CDS encoding SpoIIE family protein phosphatase, with protein sequence MDDRGAGALSLPEDWPAHPDLSLALNRMGSFDWDLDSGLMHMDQPALDVFDLRADEYDNRPASLSARVPADEAVRLDGMVSQALKSGRSNYGAYFRILRRDGSLRWTHTQGFIRRDDTGRPRRIIGIVRDATQELSDSTARRELDEERRKRTSLVEGTTAALAHARTVKDVTEVLKDSQGGLANLGAASLVMGLLEAGRIHLVADGPDGAYVPGTRYTRADEPYPMSEVVRTLSPRFIESAEDFATSYPILWPHISHLGITAAAYLPLIAQARPIGALGLLYSDKVAFTADERNLLVALGSSIAQSLQRAMLYEQEHDLAEGLQQAMLPRRIPEVPGAQVAVRYRSARLGRDIGGDWYDIIPLPGGRVGAVIGDVQGHDTHAAAVMGQLRIVLRAYAAEGHSPATVMARASVFLHELDTDRFATCSYAEVDLRTGVVQLVRAGHVDPLVRDIDGSCRRLPVEGGLPLGLSAEFGRLDYPVSTVELDPGQTMLLYTDGLVELPGADLDEGMQLLVDLVTNGPREIERLADNLCEAVDERGGEDDVAMLLLRRKAAHAPQPGGRLQQHVAQNDPEALSSARHMITAAVRAWGAGERADEIELAADELITNALMHTDGGAIVTIRVLAGPERRLRVDVEDRSSALPRRRDAGESGVSGRGLMLVERLGDVWGVESRGTGKCVWCEFLIPERP encoded by the coding sequence ATGGATGATCGGGGAGCGGGTGCCCTGTCACTCCCGGAAGACTGGCCCGCCCACCCGGATCTCAGCCTCGCCCTGAACCGAATGGGCAGCTTCGACTGGGATCTGGACAGCGGACTCATGCACATGGACCAGCCCGCACTCGACGTGTTCGACCTGCGGGCCGATGAGTACGACAACCGGCCGGCCAGCCTGTCCGCCCGCGTGCCGGCGGACGAAGCCGTGCGGCTCGACGGAATGGTCTCCCAGGCCCTCAAGAGCGGGCGCAGCAACTACGGCGCGTACTTCCGCATCCTGCGGCGCGACGGCAGTCTGCGCTGGACCCACACCCAGGGATTCATCCGCCGGGACGACACCGGCCGGCCCCGCCGCATCATCGGGATCGTCCGCGACGCCACCCAGGAGCTGTCCGACTCCACGGCCCGCCGGGAACTCGACGAGGAGCGGCGCAAGCGGACCAGCCTGGTGGAGGGCACCACGGCGGCCCTCGCCCACGCCCGTACGGTCAAGGACGTCACCGAGGTGCTGAAGGACTCCCAGGGCGGCCTGGCGAACCTCGGCGCGGCCAGTCTCGTCATGGGACTCCTGGAGGCCGGGCGCATCCATCTCGTGGCCGACGGGCCCGACGGGGCCTATGTGCCGGGCACGCGGTACACCCGTGCGGACGAGCCGTACCCGATGAGTGAGGTCGTCCGCACCCTCTCGCCGCGCTTCATCGAATCGGCGGAGGACTTCGCCACCTCGTACCCGATCCTGTGGCCGCACATCAGTCACCTCGGGATCACCGCCGCGGCCTACCTGCCGCTGATCGCCCAGGCCCGTCCCATCGGGGCGCTCGGGCTCCTCTACAGCGACAAGGTGGCCTTCACCGCCGACGAGCGGAACCTGCTGGTGGCCCTGGGCAGCTCGATCGCCCAGAGCCTCCAGCGCGCCATGCTGTACGAACAGGAGCACGACCTCGCCGAGGGTCTCCAGCAGGCGATGCTGCCCCGCAGGATCCCCGAGGTCCCCGGGGCGCAGGTCGCCGTCCGCTACCGCTCCGCGCGGCTCGGCCGGGACATCGGCGGTGACTGGTACGACATCATCCCGCTGCCGGGCGGCCGGGTCGGCGCGGTCATCGGGGACGTACAGGGCCACGACACGCACGCGGCGGCGGTCATGGGGCAGCTCAGGATCGTCCTGCGCGCCTATGCCGCGGAGGGGCACAGTCCCGCCACGGTCATGGCGCGGGCCTCCGTCTTCCTCCACGAACTCGACACCGACCGCTTCGCGACCTGCAGCTACGCCGAGGTCGACCTGCGGACCGGCGTGGTGCAGCTGGTCCGCGCGGGGCACGTCGACCCCCTCGTACGGGACATCGACGGAAGCTGCCGCAGGCTGCCGGTCGAGGGTGGGCTTCCCCTGGGGCTCTCCGCCGAGTTCGGGCGGCTCGACTACCCGGTCAGCACGGTCGAGCTGGACCCGGGCCAGACGATGCTCCTGTACACGGACGGCCTGGTGGAGCTGCCGGGGGCCGATCTCGACGAGGGCATGCAACTGCTGGTCGACCTGGTGACCAACGGCCCCAGGGAGATCGAGAGGCTGGCCGACAACCTCTGCGAGGCGGTCGACGAGCGGGGTGGCGAGGACGACGTGGCGATGCTGCTCCTGCGCCGCAAGGCGGCGCACGCGCCGCAGCCCGGCGGCCGGCTCCAGCAGCATGTGGCGCAGAACGACCCCGAGGCCCTGAGCTCCGCCCGCCACATGATCACGGCGGCCGTCCGGGCGTGGGGTGCGGGGGAGCGGGCCGACGAGATCGAACTCGCCGCCGACGAGCTGATCACCAACGCGCTGATGCACACCGACGGCGGGGCGATCGTGACGATCAGGGTCCTCGCCGGGCCCGAGCGGCGGCTGCGGGTCGATGTCGAGGACCGCTCCAGCGCGCTGCCCCGGCGCCGGGACGCGGGCGAGTCCGGGGTCTCGGGGCGCGGACTGATGCTCGTCGAGCGGCTGGGCGACGTCTGGGGCGTGGAGTCCCGGGGCACCGGCAAGTGCGTGTGGTGCGAATTCCTCATTCCGGAGCGGCCCTAG
- a CDS encoding wax ester/triacylglycerol synthase family O-acyltransferase, which produces MGTELLTPLDLAFWHLESDAHPMHLGALAVFSPAPGAGPADILDLLGARAAAIPRLRMRVRDVLLPVGGSAWSVHKEFDVHRHVVRVVLDDGDFMAEATRLAGELMEQPLERGLPPWQMYLLSGADDGPFAVLVKLHHALADGMRAVAIGAGIFDQIAAVAAGTGRGAVRRRVPVPPRSWMPGPRQVAGMALDRIGEVGRALGVGASVVRASRLDLHVSTALTAGSSGTRRLATAELDADVVQGIRRAEGGTANDVLLAVVAGGLRRWMLARGEELPGADPRALVPVSRRRPRAGTTNGNRLSAYLLGLPVREHDARARLRAVRTAMDRNKSAGPLRGAGAVAVLADQLPPLVHRFGAPLAGNAARILFDVLVTSVPLPRSALSLGGCPLSAVYPMAPLARGQALAVALSTYGGRVQVGLVADGKALPDLDSLAAAIEEELAELRSLITPPAPVPEDSLERQPAPTA; this is translated from the coding sequence TTGGGTACCGAGCTTCTGACACCGCTTGATCTCGCCTTCTGGCACCTCGAATCCGACGCGCACCCGATGCACCTCGGCGCGCTCGCGGTCTTCTCGCCCGCGCCCGGTGCGGGCCCGGCCGACATCCTGGACCTCCTCGGCGCCCGTGCCGCCGCCATTCCCCGGCTGCGGATGCGCGTACGGGACGTCCTGCTGCCCGTCGGCGGCTCGGCCTGGTCGGTGCACAAGGAGTTCGACGTGCACCGCCACGTGGTCCGGGTGGTCCTGGACGACGGTGACTTCATGGCGGAGGCGACCCGGCTCGCCGGGGAGCTGATGGAGCAGCCGCTCGAACGTGGTCTTCCGCCCTGGCAGATGTACCTGCTGAGCGGCGCCGACGACGGGCCGTTCGCCGTGCTCGTCAAGCTGCACCACGCACTCGCCGACGGGATGCGCGCCGTCGCCATCGGTGCCGGGATCTTCGACCAGATCGCCGCCGTGGCGGCCGGGACCGGGCGCGGCGCGGTGCGTCGTCGCGTTCCCGTGCCTCCGCGGTCCTGGATGCCGGGGCCGCGCCAGGTCGCGGGCATGGCGCTGGACCGGATCGGGGAGGTCGGGCGGGCGCTGGGGGTGGGCGCCTCCGTCGTCCGGGCCAGCCGCCTCGACCTGCACGTCTCGACCGCGCTCACCGCGGGCTCCAGCGGCACCCGCCGGCTGGCCACGGCCGAGCTGGACGCCGACGTGGTCCAGGGCATCCGCCGAGCCGAGGGCGGTACGGCCAACGACGTCCTGTTGGCCGTGGTGGCCGGGGGCCTGCGGCGGTGGATGCTCGCACGCGGCGAGGAGCTGCCGGGTGCGGACCCCCGTGCCCTGGTGCCGGTCTCCCGGCGCAGGCCGCGCGCGGGGACGACCAACGGGAACCGGCTCTCCGCCTATCTCCTCGGCCTCCCCGTGCGCGAGCACGATGCCCGGGCACGGCTGCGCGCGGTGCGGACCGCCATGGACCGCAACAAGTCCGCGGGGCCGCTGCGGGGGGCCGGTGCCGTCGCCGTACTCGCCGACCAGCTGCCGCCGCTGGTCCACCGGTTCGGTGCTCCGCTGGCCGGGAACGCCGCGCGGATCCTCTTCGACGTCCTGGTCACCAGCGTGCCGCTGCCGCGCTCGGCGCTCTCGCTCGGCGGCTGCCCGCTGAGCGCCGTCTACCCGATGGCGCCCCTGGCCCGCGGTCAGGCCCTGGCCGTGGCCCTGTCCACGTACGGAGGGCGGGTCCAGGTCGGGCTGGTGGCCGACGGCAAGGCGCTGCCGGACCTCGACAGCCTGGCTGCCGCGATCGAGGAGGAGCTCGCCGAACTGCGGTCGCTGATCACTCCCCCCGCCCCGGTCCCGGAGGACTCCCTCGAACGGCAGCCCGCCCCGACCGCGTGA
- a CDS encoding aldo/keto reductase: protein MQRNRLGRSAVEITRLSFGAAAIGNLFSAVDPARAAAAVDAAWDEGIRYFDTAPHYGLGLSERRLGEALRTRPRDAYVVSTKVGRVLEPVPAGEIPDPGGLSEGFAVRATHRRRWDFSADGVRRSIEDSLERLGLDRIDIAYLHDPDDHAEAAFREGYPALEKLRAEGVVGAIGAGMNQTAMLTRFLRDTDVDTVLCAGRYTLLDHSALETLLPEAAARGRSVVVGGVFNSGLLADPRPGATYDYAAAPLSLLDRALRMKAVVEGHGVPLRAAALHYPLAHPAVAGVLVGTRSPDEVRDAAALLRAEVPDALWDELRAEGLLNDEPGADGHREGR from the coding sequence ATGCAACGCAACAGGCTCGGGCGCAGTGCGGTGGAGATCACCCGGCTCTCCTTCGGGGCCGCGGCCATCGGCAACCTCTTCAGCGCCGTCGACCCCGCCCGGGCCGCGGCGGCCGTGGACGCCGCCTGGGACGAGGGAATCCGCTACTTCGACACCGCTCCGCACTACGGACTCGGCCTCTCCGAGCGTCGGCTCGGCGAGGCGCTGCGGACGAGGCCCCGCGACGCGTACGTCGTGTCCACCAAGGTCGGCCGGGTGCTCGAACCGGTACCCGCCGGGGAAATCCCGGACCCCGGCGGGCTCTCCGAAGGCTTCGCCGTGCGCGCCACCCACCGTCGCCGCTGGGACTTCAGCGCCGACGGGGTACGGCGCTCCATCGAGGACAGCCTGGAACGGCTGGGCCTCGACCGCATCGACATCGCCTACCTCCACGACCCGGACGACCACGCGGAGGCGGCGTTCCGCGAGGGCTACCCGGCGCTGGAGAAGCTCCGGGCCGAGGGCGTCGTGGGAGCCATCGGCGCGGGCATGAACCAGACGGCGATGCTCACCCGCTTCCTGCGCGACACGGACGTCGACACCGTGCTCTGCGCCGGCCGCTACACCCTCCTCGACCACAGCGCCCTGGAGACCCTGCTGCCGGAGGCCGCGGCGCGCGGCCGGAGCGTCGTCGTCGGCGGCGTCTTCAACTCCGGCCTCCTCGCCGACCCGCGCCCCGGCGCGACGTACGACTACGCGGCGGCTCCCCTCTCCCTCCTCGACCGTGCCCTGCGCATGAAGGCCGTCGTCGAGGGACACGGTGTCCCTCTCCGCGCCGCCGCGCTGCACTACCCGCTGGCCCACCCGGCCGTCGCCGGAGTGCTCGTCGGCACCCGCTCCCCGGACGAGGTGCGGGACGCGGCGGCGCTGCTCCGCGCGGAGGTCCCGGACGCGCTCTGGGACGAACTGCGCGCCGAAGGACTCCTGAACGACGAGCCGGGGGCCGACGGGCACCGGGAAGGACGCTGA
- a CDS encoding L-rhamnose mutarotase, producing the protein MRIALHTKVRADRVEEYEAAHREVPEELTTAIRAAGATSWTIWRSGTDLFHLIDCEDYTRLLAELETLPVNVAWQARMDELLDVVHDYTSDGAGAGLPVAWEL; encoded by the coding sequence ATGAGGATCGCCCTGCACACCAAGGTCCGGGCCGACCGCGTCGAGGAGTACGAGGCGGCGCACCGCGAGGTCCCCGAGGAACTCACCACGGCGATTCGGGCGGCCGGGGCCACCTCCTGGACGATCTGGCGCAGCGGCACCGATCTCTTCCACCTCATCGACTGCGAGGACTACACCCGGCTCCTCGCCGAACTGGAGACGCTGCCCGTCAACGTCGCCTGGCAGGCCCGGATGGACGAACTCCTCGACGTCGTCCACGACTACACGTCCGACGGGGCCGGAGCCGGTCTGCCCGTCGCCTGGGAGCTGTGA
- a CDS encoding amidohydrolase family protein — protein sequence MTPSGPTSPAAVVDAHHHVWDLSVRDQDWITGEELAPIRRTFALADLEPEARAAGVTATVLVQTVTVAEETPEFLALARGSGLVAGVVGWTDLTAPGVTDTLAALRELPGGDRLVGIRHQVQGEADPGWLLRPDVRRGLTAVADAGLAYDLIVLPHQLPAAAEAAALLPGLTFVLDHAGKPPVAERRTQPWADDLRTLARLPNTVCKLSGLVTEADPHTWTVEDLRPYADTVIDAFGPDRLMFGSDWPVCRLAASYAEVVDAARALTADLTGAEQRAVFADTATRVYGLG from the coding sequence GTGACACCCTCCGGACCGACGTCTCCCGCCGCCGTGGTCGACGCCCACCACCACGTGTGGGACCTCTCCGTACGTGACCAGGACTGGATCACCGGCGAGGAACTGGCCCCCATCCGGCGTACCTTCGCACTCGCCGACCTGGAGCCCGAGGCCCGCGCCGCCGGTGTGACCGCCACCGTCCTCGTCCAGACCGTCACCGTCGCGGAGGAGACCCCCGAATTCCTCGCGCTCGCCCGGGGCAGCGGCCTGGTCGCGGGCGTCGTCGGCTGGACCGACCTCACCGCACCCGGCGTCACCGACACCCTCGCCGCCCTGCGGGAGCTCCCCGGCGGCGACCGGCTCGTCGGCATCCGGCACCAGGTGCAGGGCGAGGCCGACCCCGGATGGCTGCTGCGCCCCGACGTCCGGCGCGGGCTGACCGCCGTCGCCGACGCAGGACTGGCCTACGACCTGATCGTCCTGCCCCACCAGTTGCCCGCCGCCGCCGAGGCCGCCGCGCTGCTCCCCGGCCTCACTTTCGTACTCGACCACGCGGGCAAACCACCCGTCGCGGAGCGGCGGACGCAGCCCTGGGCGGACGACCTCCGGACGCTGGCGCGCCTCCCCAACACCGTCTGCAAGCTGTCCGGCCTGGTCACCGAGGCCGACCCGCACACATGGACCGTCGAGGACCTGCGGCCGTACGCGGACACGGTCATCGACGCCTTCGGCCCCGACCGGCTGATGTTCGGCTCGGACTGGCCGGTGTGCCGGCTGGCGGCGAGTTACGCCGAGGTCGTCGACGCCGCCCGCGCACTGACCGCGGACCTCACCGGCGCGGAACAGCGGGCCGTCTTCGCGGACACCGCCACCCGTGTGTACGGCCTGGGCTGA
- a CDS encoding Fpg/Nei family DNA glycosylase — protein sequence MPELPEVEALRVFLDDHLVGKEIARVLPLAISVLKTYDPPLSALDGTTVTAVARHGKFLDITAGGLHLVTHLARAGWLQWKDGFPAAPPRPGKGPLALRVILAGGDGFDLTEMGTTKRLSVHLVRDPAEVPGVARLGPDPLGDTFDRAAFAALLAGERRRIKGALRDQSLIAGIGNAYSDEILHVAKMSPFKLTSGLSEDDITGLYTALRTTLTDAVERSSGLEAGKLKAEKKSGMRVHGRTGLPCPVCGDTILEVSFSDSSLQYCPTCQTGGKPLADRRLSRLLK from the coding sequence ATGCCCGAACTGCCGGAAGTCGAAGCGCTGCGGGTCTTCCTCGACGACCATCTGGTCGGCAAGGAGATCGCCCGTGTCCTGCCGCTCGCGATCAGCGTCCTGAAGACGTACGACCCGCCGTTGTCCGCCCTCGACGGCACGACGGTCACCGCGGTGGCCAGACACGGCAAGTTCCTGGACATCACCGCGGGGGGACTGCACCTGGTCACCCATCTCGCACGGGCCGGCTGGCTCCAGTGGAAGGACGGCTTTCCCGCCGCACCGCCGCGGCCCGGCAAGGGACCCCTCGCGCTGCGCGTGATCCTCGCCGGCGGCGACGGCTTCGACCTCACCGAAATGGGCACCACGAAACGGCTCTCGGTCCATCTCGTGCGTGACCCCGCGGAGGTGCCGGGTGTCGCGCGCCTGGGGCCCGACCCGCTCGGCGACACCTTCGACCGCGCGGCGTTCGCCGCCCTGCTCGCCGGGGAACGCCGCCGGATCAAGGGAGCCCTGCGGGACCAGTCGCTCATCGCGGGCATCGGCAACGCGTACAGCGACGAGATCCTGCACGTCGCGAAGATGTCCCCGTTCAAGCTGACCTCCGGCCTGAGCGAGGACGACATCACCGGGCTGTACACGGCGCTGCGCACCACCCTCACCGACGCCGTCGAACGCTCCAGCGGCCTCGAAGCGGGCAAGCTCAAGGCCGAGAAGAAGAGCGGCATGAGGGTCCACGGGCGCACCGGCCTGCCGTGTCCCGTCTGCGGCGACACGATCCTGGAGGTCTCCTTCAGCGACTCCTCGCTCCAGTACTGCCCCACCTGCCAGACGGGCGGCAAACCGCTCGCCGACCGCCGCCTCTCGCGTCTGCTGAAGTAG
- a CDS encoding zf-HC2 domain-containing protein encodes MHSPEHRRASGAYALGVLGAAGAFRFEEHLAGCPTCRWQVREFRAVTDLLAEHGRPAPEELETVREPGAGLLDRTVASVAALRRRSRWRRSALVVAAAVLAVGGPLAVAGFPRGSGGAPAERWAGRDTASGVVAAVTTGAREWGTDVDLRLAGVPEAGVCALVAVGRDGSEQTVTTWSATLPGGEPVRVSGGAALRPDAIDRFEVRTALGRRLVTVTR; translated from the coding sequence ATGCACTCCCCCGAACACCGTCGCGCCTCGGGCGCCTATGCGCTCGGCGTGCTCGGTGCTGCCGGCGCCTTCCGTTTCGAGGAGCACCTGGCCGGGTGTCCCACCTGCCGGTGGCAGGTGCGTGAGTTCCGTGCGGTGACGGATCTGCTGGCGGAGCACGGCCGCCCGGCACCCGAGGAGCTGGAGACGGTGCGGGAGCCCGGAGCCGGGCTCCTGGACCGGACGGTCGCCTCGGTGGCGGCCCTGCGCCGGAGGTCGCGGTGGCGGCGGTCGGCGCTGGTCGTGGCCGCGGCCGTGCTGGCGGTGGGCGGCCCCCTGGCGGTGGCCGGTTTCCCCCGCGGCTCGGGGGGTGCGCCGGCCGAGCGGTGGGCCGGGCGGGACACGGCGTCGGGAGTGGTGGCGGCGGTGACGACCGGGGCGCGGGAGTGGGGGACGGACGTGGACCTGCGGCTGGCGGGGGTTCCGGAGGCGGGGGTGTGCGCGCTGGTCGCGGTGGGGCGGGACGGCAGCGAGCAGACGGTGACCACCTGGTCGGCCACCCTGCCCGGCGGGGAACCGGTGCGGGTGAGCGGGGGCGCGGCGCTGCGGCCCGACGCCATCGACCGGTTCGAGGTGCGGACGGCCCTGGGGCGGCGGCTCGTCACGGTCACCCGCTGA
- a CDS encoding LytR/AlgR family response regulator transcription factor, whose protein sequence is MLRVLAVDDEQPALEELLYLLRADPRIRSAEGATGATEALRRIGSAVDAGPDDPSAIDVVFLDIHMAGLTGLDVAQLLAGFAAPPLIVFVTAHEGFAVHAFDLKAVDYVLKPVRRERLAEAVRRVAEQVGDRSAPVHDAATDQIPVELGGVTRFVSIDDIAYAEAQGDYARLHTVSGSHLVRIPLTTLEERWRSRGFVRIHRRHLVALNRIDELRLDAGSMSVRVGDAELAVSRRHSRSLRDLLMRQTGR, encoded by the coding sequence ATGCTGCGCGTACTCGCCGTCGACGACGAACAACCCGCCCTGGAGGAACTCCTCTACCTCCTGCGCGCCGATCCCCGTATCCGCAGCGCCGAAGGGGCGACCGGGGCCACCGAGGCGCTGCGCCGCATCGGGAGCGCCGTCGACGCCGGCCCCGACGATCCGTCCGCCATCGACGTGGTCTTCCTCGACATCCACATGGCGGGCCTCACCGGGCTCGACGTCGCGCAGCTGCTGGCCGGGTTCGCCGCGCCTCCGCTCATCGTGTTCGTCACCGCCCACGAAGGCTTCGCCGTCCACGCGTTCGACCTCAAGGCCGTCGACTACGTACTCAAACCCGTCCGCCGGGAGCGCCTCGCCGAGGCCGTACGCCGCGTCGCCGAGCAGGTCGGCGACCGCTCCGCGCCCGTCCACGACGCCGCCACCGACCAGATACCGGTCGAGCTGGGCGGAGTCACCCGCTTCGTGTCCATCGACGACATCGCGTATGCCGAGGCGCAGGGCGACTACGCGCGGCTGCACACCGTCTCCGGCAGCCATCTGGTCCGGATTCCGCTGACCACCCTCGAAGAACGCTGGCGCTCACGGGGCTTCGTACGCATCCACCGACGCCACCTGGTCGCGCTGAACCGGATCGACGAACTCCGGCTCGACGCGGGCAGCATGAGCGTGCGCGTAGGCGACGCGGAGCTCGCCGTGAGCCGCCGCCACAGCCGCTCCCTCCGGGATCTCCTGATGCGCCAGACCGGCCGCTGA
- a CDS encoding sodium/solute symporter, with protein sequence MSQPDHPASVVAVALVVLATVLVGGFGLRISRTTSDFYVASRTVRPRLNAAAISGEYLSAASFLGIAGLVLVHGPDMLWYPVGYTAGYLVLLVFVAAPLRRSGAYTLPDFAEGRLESREVRRLVSVFVVGAGWLYLVPQLQGAGLTLQILTGAPGWLGDVLVASVVVIAVAAGGMRSITFVQVFQYWLKLTALLVPAIFLVLAWQGDGRPRVSFDEQISVFRADHPLYATYGLIVATFLGTMGLPHVVVRFYTSPNGRDARRTTVAVLALVGVFYLLPPVYGALGRLYAPELMHGGDADAAVLLLPARVIGGPGGDFLGALIAGGAFAAFLSTASGLTMAVAGVITQDVLPSRGVRHFRLATLLAMAVPLAGSLLVSRVPVADAVGMAFAVSASSFCPLLVLGIWWRRLTPPGAIAGLLLGGGSALLSVAITVSGAVRPPGWPHALLAWPAVWSVPVGFLAMILVSLATPGRIPPGTNAAMTRFHLPEALTSGRER encoded by the coding sequence GTGAGCCAACCCGACCACCCGGCCTCGGTGGTGGCGGTCGCGCTCGTCGTGCTCGCCACCGTCCTCGTCGGCGGATTCGGACTCCGGATCTCACGGACCACGTCGGACTTCTACGTCGCGTCCAGAACCGTGCGCCCCCGCCTCAACGCGGCGGCCATCAGCGGCGAGTACCTCTCCGCCGCCTCCTTCCTCGGCATCGCGGGCCTCGTGCTCGTGCACGGCCCGGACATGCTCTGGTACCCCGTCGGATACACCGCCGGCTATCTGGTGCTGCTGGTGTTCGTGGCCGCACCGCTGCGCCGCTCGGGGGCGTACACCCTGCCCGACTTCGCCGAGGGCCGGCTCGAATCCCGCGAGGTGCGCAGGCTCGTCAGCGTGTTCGTGGTCGGCGCGGGCTGGCTCTATCTCGTACCGCAGCTCCAGGGCGCCGGCCTGACCCTGCAGATCCTCACCGGGGCGCCCGGCTGGCTCGGCGACGTGCTCGTCGCCTCCGTCGTGGTGATCGCCGTCGCCGCGGGCGGCATGCGCTCCATCACCTTCGTGCAGGTCTTCCAGTACTGGCTGAAGCTGACCGCCCTCCTCGTGCCGGCGATCTTCCTGGTGCTGGCCTGGCAGGGCGACGGCCGGCCCCGCGTCTCGTTCGACGAGCAGATATCCGTCTTCCGCGCCGACCACCCGCTCTACGCGACGTACGGGCTGATCGTGGCCACCTTCCTCGGCACCATGGGACTGCCCCACGTCGTCGTCCGCTTCTACACCAGCCCCAACGGGCGCGACGCCCGCCGCACCACCGTCGCCGTCCTCGCCCTGGTCGGCGTCTTCTACCTGCTGCCGCCCGTCTACGGGGCACTGGGCCGGCTGTACGCCCCCGAGCTGATGCACGGCGGCGACGCCGACGCGGCCGTACTCCTCCTGCCCGCACGGGTCATCGGCGGGCCGGGCGGGGACTTCCTCGGCGCGCTCATCGCGGGCGGCGCCTTCGCCGCGTTCCTCTCGACGGCCTCCGGGCTCACGATGGCCGTCGCCGGAGTGATCACCCAGGACGTGCTGCCCTCGCGCGGCGTACGGCACTTCCGGCTGGCCACGCTCCTCGCGATGGCCGTACCCCTGGCCGGTTCGCTACTGGTCAGCCGGGTGCCGGTGGCCGACGCGGTGGGGATGGCGTTCGCCGTCTCCGCCTCCTCCTTCTGCCCGCTGCTCGTGCTCGGCATCTGGTGGCGGCGGCTCACCCCGCCCGGTGCGATCGCCGGGCTGCTGCTCGGCGGCGGCTCCGCTCTGCTGTCCGTGGCCATCACCGTCAGCGGCGCGGTCCGCCCGCCCGGCTGGCCGCACGCCCTGCTCGCCTGGCCCGCCGTGTGGTCCGTACCCGTGGGCTTCCTCGCGATGATCCTCGTCTCGCTGGCGACCCCCGGCCGGATACCCCCCGGCACCAACGCCGCCATGACCCGCTTCCACCTGCCGGAAGCACTGACCTCGGGGAGAGAACGATGA
- a CDS encoding sensor histidine kinase: protein MTGAGTAVLAVVVLLLFGTGYLLGRTGRPVRTSDVGTPVEHATFETLHTASLAAPPLRAGLTEESARRSARRLRSLLGTDALCLTDRDRILVWDGDGDHHGKGVMEQVQGLLDSGRDTAFPTGCEDLDCPLRWAVAVPLTVDHRVLGTLVAYAPRESAVLARAAGEVARWVCVQLELAELDRSRTKLIEAEIKALRAQISPHFIFNSLAAIASFVRTDPEQARELLLEFADFTRYSFRRHGEFTTLADELHSIDQYLALVRARFGERLAVTLQVAPEVLPVALPFLCLQPLVENAVKHGLEGAVTASRITISALDAGSEAEVVIEDDGTGMDPERLRQILRGEGGVSTGIGLLNVDERLRQVYGDEYGLVIETGIGAGMKITLRLPKYRAGVHGS, encoded by the coding sequence ATGACCGGGGCCGGGACAGCCGTACTCGCCGTAGTGGTCCTCCTGCTGTTCGGTACGGGCTACCTGCTGGGCCGCACGGGCCGGCCGGTGCGGACGAGTGACGTCGGCACCCCGGTGGAGCACGCCACGTTCGAAACGCTGCACACCGCCTCCCTCGCGGCCCCGCCCCTGCGCGCGGGACTCACCGAGGAGAGCGCGCGCAGGTCGGCGCGCCGGCTGCGCTCACTCCTGGGCACCGACGCGCTCTGCCTCACCGACCGCGACCGGATCCTGGTGTGGGACGGCGACGGGGACCATCACGGCAAGGGGGTGATGGAGCAGGTCCAGGGGCTTCTCGACAGTGGCCGGGACACCGCGTTCCCCACCGGTTGCGAGGACCTCGACTGCCCGCTTCGCTGGGCGGTGGCCGTCCCGCTGACTGTCGACCACCGGGTGCTCGGCACGCTGGTCGCCTACGCTCCCCGCGAATCGGCCGTGCTGGCGCGGGCGGCGGGGGAGGTGGCCCGCTGGGTCTGCGTACAGCTGGAACTCGCCGAACTGGACCGCTCGCGCACGAAGCTCATCGAGGCGGAGATCAAGGCCCTGCGGGCACAGATCTCCCCGCACTTCATCTTCAACTCCCTCGCGGCGATCGCCTCGTTCGTCCGCACTGATCCGGAGCAGGCGCGGGAACTCCTGCTGGAGTTCGCCGACTTCACCCGCTACTCGTTCCGTCGCCACGGGGAGTTCACCACCCTCGCCGACGAACTGCACTCCATCGACCAGTACCTCGCGCTCGTGCGGGCCCGCTTCGGGGAACGGCTGGCCGTCACGCTCCAGGTCGCCCCCGAGGTGCTGCCCGTCGCGCTGCCGTTCCTCTGCCTCCAGCCCCTGGTCGAGAACGCCGTCAAGCACGGCCTCGAAGGCGCGGTCACCGCCAGCCGCATCACGATCAGTGCCCTGGACGCCGGGTCGGAGGCCGAGGTCGTCATCGAGGACGACGGCACCGGCATGGACCCGGAACGCCTGCGCCAGATCCTGCGTGGCGAGGGCGGCGTGTCGACGGGCATCGGACTGCTCAACGTGGACGAACGGCTGCGGCAGGTGTACGGCGACGAGTACGGCCTCGTCATCGAGACCGGGATCGGCGCGGGCATGAAGATCACTCTGCGGCTGCCCAAGTACCGTGCCGGGGTGCACGGTTCGTGA